A window of Solanum stenotomum isolate F172 chromosome 9, ASM1918654v1, whole genome shotgun sequence genomic DNA:
CAAACACgcaaataaaattcaaatgcTTGGGATGAGCAAATGACTCCAACATTTCTTACCCAAACGTAGTGTTATGGCTTCCATATCTGTTTCATTTATGAATCCAGGCCTCTTCAGGCCTTTTAACCCAAAAAATGCCATCAAACAGTAGATTTTTTCTAATAAGGCCATCCAAAGGTTAGCTTATAAGTAAGCTAATATGCAACACTTTCTTCCTATTACCCTTATCAACTTCAAAGGtttcataattttcatctaGCAAAACTATGTTGATATGTAAGCAATAATTTCATTTGCAAGGGTTCCAGAGTTGGGCGTGGGCATCAAGAAAATGCAGTATGGCATACAATTAAAGAACATCGTAAGCGTATGGAGGAAAGAAAAAGGGTTACCTCTTTAGTATCACAAATCAAACTCAAATGTTTGGAACAAGCACATGACTCCAAAATATCTCTAAACCAGCTGTACCATCACTAAGACTGACAGGATCTAAATATAACAGAACGAATTCTAATTCTTGCAAAGCTTTTGGCAATGTCAACTCTCTTACGGTTTTCGTGGAAGTAATCTCTACTTAATGAAGTAAATTCAATCGAATCAAGATTTGCAGACTCTATACGTATTTTACCATcagaataaagagaaaaaagtttGAAACCTCACCCTATTCATTGTTCTGCAACCCTTTCTTCTCCGTTTCATGTTTTTGTCTACCTATATTTGCTCTGTGCAGGATTCTTCTTTCACATTTAGGAATCAAATCATCCCATCAAAGCTGTTTTCTTGGATTCCTCCCAGGTAAATTGCAAGGCCAATAGAACAGACCACTGTACCAGCCGCTAGATTGCTAAATTTTTCAGCCATTTTATCTGTATCTATATTGAATCTCTTCTGCATTGGTTGATAGCGATAATTGAATACAAACTTTGTACTTTTCTCGATTTTATACACTCCGACAGCCTTCTTCTATTCATATTTAACAAAACGAAATtagattatgaattcaagaagaacaaaaattgaaaggaaaaagaaacCTTTTCACCTCATTCATTCTATGTAAGAGCTCTTCAATGGTGGGGTTATCACCTTCTCAATGCATTTCCCAGCTTGAGTTTTGAACTGTTCAAAAAACAGTTGGGCGAATTTTGCCATCATGTTGAATGAATGTACTTGACATTTCTGGAGCCCTTTTTTTCAGTTTTCTATATACTTATTTGTGCTATGTGCAAGATTGTCACACGTTTTGGAATCAGAATCCCATCAACTATGATTTCTTGGGCTTCCTCCCATTCTACCCACTTATAAAACGCAAGACCAGTTGAACAAACAGCAGTTCCAGCCACAAGATTGCTGCATTTTGCCGCCATATCATTAGTATCAAGATTGAATTGCTTCTTCACGCAAGACCAGTTGAACAAACAGCAGTTCCAGCCATAAAAGATTGCTGCATTTTTCCGCCATATCATCAGTATCAAGATTGAATCGCTTCATCGGTAATGGGAGATAAACTCTGTACTCTCGTCAGTCTTGTACACCaagaactatatatatatataaggaattCGCTCTGTCCCGCATAGACCCATCCCgcataaattttttaatgttattcttttctaattaagtttgatactaaaaaattatgaaaaaattaaattcataaaagtaaattcattttttcactaAGTTGTGTTAATTTTAtagataatgacttaaaattttattttttatagatcAAACTGGAAGCATTTAAGAAATCTTATTAgttttgattgaataaatttcatttattatcttgaatattttagtaactTTAAAGAATCTATCTTAATAGGTAATGCTATATCACTCCTATCAGATGTTAGTCATTTATTTGCAATACAACTAGTTGGAtgattttgtataaattttatttactaaTAAAAAGATGTGAGTAGTTTTATTCAAAATTCCAAAATATTATCTAATATACAGAGTAACAAGTTTTTTCCTATGGTTTTATTTAAACCTAAATTGAAATTCACAactgaataaataattttattgttaCATCAGTGAACAATCATTGCACATCTAGAGTCATCCTTACATGTTACTGAATACATAACCCCCGAAGCCTTTGAGAATTATCAAGTTGTCGGCACACAAATGGTTTGTTTACTCCTCCTGATCCCTTTTTATTAGTACTATTTAATATGTCTTCCTTTATATTGCTTGTGATGGAGATATCACGtctaaagaaaatatatatctcAATGTCTAATCTGTTTTAAGGTTTGGAGATTGTAAGTTTGCTACTATGGAGAAGGTTGAAATAAGTTAGGTGAAGGCAAAAGGAGCATCAATTTGTTACAATATTGAGTAGTGGCAAATCCTTGGAgtcctttttttctttacatCTGTTATTTTCAATGTTAGTTTGACAACTTATTTGAGATTATTCAAAGGGAGCAATCTGGAGTTATTGTGGTTTTCTTTCATGAAGAAGGACTGGGTTTTGTAGTTACTCatagaaagtaaagaaaagaaaacttgATGTTCACACAACATTTTTTGAGATTGAAAAGCTTAGGTAGCCATCTGACTCTTGCTTCCTCCAAGAGAAGAGAgctgaaaaaagaagaagatgtagGTATTCAAAAGTCTGATCGATGGGCTATAATATTTGCCTTGTGTAAGCTGTTGTTATATCtatcctttttttctttaacttaaATGTAATTATTCTTTCAATATTGATTTTACTTTGCCATACATAAGCATCACAAAGCTTGATTCTACTTGGTTGAAATTTGTTGATGTTGCCCATTTTTTTCATGCAAGGAGGATTTCTTAGGTTACTTTTTGCATTCagtttgtttttttggtttctcGCTCGGTATATATGATACTCATATAGGGTCTGTTTAAATCTAAATTTGTGCTTTTCACGACCCATTTTTGGGGGAAGTTTTGGCATTCCACActcttgtttcttttcttaatttggcCAATTCAATCTTTCTTGGCGCTTCTATGAAACGGTTTTACAATATCATTTTTGTGGTTGTCAATTTGTCAATGGAAATCCATTTGAATTGAGTAGTAGTTGTCAAATGGAATGTTGGAATTGTCATTTAAAAAAGCAAAGTTGCTTTTGGGGGTAAACTAGTGGAGGATTGTGGACCCTTGTAATAGTAGTAAATACATCCCAAAAGAGGAACAAAAAATCCTCCTGAAATAATGCTTGTAAAACGACTTTTTAGTCTAGTTGTTTCAATTTATGCGACTCCATTTTCATGtagtcaatttcaaaaaataataacatatataatttagttttgaaattctcattttatcaatgaaataatttatagtcatAGAAATATCTACCATTCATtttaaatcacaaaaaaatttgtatTAAGTCAAACTACGTCGGGAGTAATGGTTTTGAAGTCATGAAATTGTATGTTTACAGTATCTGTGAACCACCGCTATATTTGGCTCTAAATTAgcatcattaaaaaaaagttatactaTAAACAATTAGGGGACCCCTCAAAATCTAGCAATCAATTCAAATCAGTCCAaaagtttaattatttaattgtcttAAAAAACAATGTTTCTCTTAATACACCTTAATGGAACTTTGTTTCTCATATTTCCCTACAATGATTACCTACTTTTCCACCTTTTTAAttaaacaactttttaattAAGCCTTAATAGACTTTTTAACCTTTGTTGCTTTATCTAGCATTTAATGAATGAAAGCTGGAAAACATAGGGTAGGTAGTAGGTAAATAGCTTCACGAATATCATAAGAGATCTTTTACTAGACGAGAATCCAATGGtgataactttttaattttaagtttaGACGCTGTCAAACTGATTTGTATCGTTTGATTAAAATCGAACTACTTATATACTTTTTGTGTTGTAGACTTTTATCGTAGCAATCACTAAAAGATAATCCTtactaaataaaatttagtgtGTTCAAACACTTTTTGAGGCTAAATTTACTAAAACATATAGACTATTATGCAACAAAATCTTGTGTCCCCATTTAGAACAATATCGGAGCCAACATTTTTATTAAAgagattcaaaatatgaagaagtaaaaACAGGAAAAAATCGAATacataaaatatcatttaaatcATGTATgaacaaaataattttctatcgAAGGGATTCAATGAACACCTTGATCGTACCTGAATCCGCCATCTGATTTAGAACACAACAAACATCTCCTGCCCATTCAAAAAGTCTTTCATTCAAACCTAGCCCCACATACATAACATCAAAATAAAGAACAAAGCATGAGCCAAAAGTATAACCAGGCCCCTGCCTGCCTCCACAAAATTGAAGGGGTcaaaagtataatatttttctttataattcaattatttaaaatttttaatcaTAAGATAAAACTGAAGTGTTATTTCATTTAGCAATATTAAGACACTTAAATCAGGACAGAGGGATCATTAATCAACCTTCTAATATGAATGAAGTCCCTCTAAAAATTGTCACTTCATCAAAAAAGGATTTAAAAGCATTTTTTACATTATCTTTTTATTCGTTTAATAAATATTCAATGTGCTTATAAATTAAATCAGTCAAAAATCATAAATTGGTCACCTCTAAtatataagttttgagtttataaacatttttagtttaacaaaaaattttactattttatccttaatattttaaaaatatatttcccaaaataaaacatatttttcattccatctgttgtttcttcttctctttacaAAAGATACTACTCcattaaatttgttttattttttgtaaaatttaaaagaatattttaaataagaAGTACCTTATCTTAACTTTTTACCAAACACTTTTATTACTTATTATCAATTTCAACATTCTATTCAAACTATTaactgtttatttattaaaaaatctatttcCACACTAGAAACTTATAACTTATAGCTATTTACAATCAACTAATCTAAACCGGTTCTTAGTCAACTTCTTTTTGTCCTAAactattttcatttaatttaataataataataataataataataataataataataataatactgcCACACAACTTTTGCTAATTTCaacaatttattaaaaaaaataaaaaagttaaaaactgaaaaaagtAAAGCAATaggaccatttttttttttgcctctATATTTGGCCTTTCTTGTCTACTGTCGACTATACCTTCATTCAATTTCTTTCGCTAAAGTTTCCATTTTTCCAAAATGGGCTGCTGTTTCAGCTCCACCAGAAAACGCCACCGCTTGTCGCCGCCGTGTTCCGCCGTGAAAGGCCGAGATCCACCGCCATTGGAGGAAGAAACTGTCAAAGAAGTTCTTTCTGAAACACCCATTCCCAAACCCCACCACCCCTCACCACCAAAAGTCCTAATCGACGACAAAGTAGCTGACTTTCCTCCAGTCAAGATTGAATCAACGGCTGTCGTTAAACCCAGAGAAGAAATCAAGTTTGAATCAGCGGTTGTTGTTAAACCCAGAGATGAAATGAAGTTTGAATCGACGGCTGTGATGAAACCTGAAGTGTCTGAAGAGCCTTCGGAGATGTGTAGCTTTACTGAAAGCTATTCCACGACGGCGACGGTGACGGAGAAGAGAGAGGAAGATGGGGAAGTAACTCAGAGGTCACCGATTAGAGTACATAGGAAGAGGCAAAACACTGGAGATCTCAACGGAGTTAGAGAGAGAAGCTTTCGGTCTCAGACGGGAAGATCGGCGCCGTCTCCGGAGAAAAGAAGGTCGCCGGCTACGTCAAGGGGAGTACAGGGGAGGGGAATGCCGCAACAGAGGCGAAATGTGGGACCCCCAAATGGGACCCGACGAGGTCCCACCGACAATGGGGTTCGACGGTCGAATTCTCCGGCGACACGTGGAACGGTGGATGCACGTCGGAATGTGAGAAACAGAAGTCCAGCGGCGCGTGAAGCAGAAAAACCTGGTAATCTACCGCCGGCGAGAAACGCCGAGAACGAGGTAAGTAGTAGTAAAACTGAAAAACCCAAAGAAGAAGTTCCGCCGGAAACCGGCGAGTCACTTGAAAATCCTCTGGTTTCTATGGAATGCTTCATTTTTCTGTAGGctaaaggaagaagaaaacaaaaacgtCGTCGTTTAAGCTGTTAAATCTTGAAGGAGGAGTATGTCACTATTTTGGTAAACTATGGggtgaaaaattcaaattttgtaaatataagGTAGTATAATGTAATAGTACTAACTTGATTTTACTCTCAAATGTGACATATTGATTTTGTTCAAATCATTATTTGTCATGATTTTTACTTGTTTCACAAGTCTTTCATGTCATGATAATAGATATAACTTGAAGACAAAATAAGGACaaaaaatttatgttaatttgGGATGTTATAATAGGTTGTTCAattgaacttatttaaaataaatatttataaaatttttgcttatttttttcatcatatatctatgaaaattttgagtttgatggAATTTGTATATGCAAACTCCTGTAATACTACCAAATAGTCGTTTGGTACATGAGCTAAGATGGAATATTCAAGAATTAAACTTGAGATTAATGTTGTGTTTGGTTGACGGTCAGTACAAATTTAATCCTAACTCATCCAATTTCATCAAATTTgagattatatattttatttcaagttCTAGGTGGGCTAAATAACCCAAGAGTTATGatcacataataatttaatCTACATATCAAACTATCCTTAAAATAGCAACAAAGTTAGAAGGATAAGTATGGATTCAGCAAAACCTAGCAAGTTTAAGTTAAACTATGCTTGTATTAAGAAATTTACTAtgggtctgtttggaaagccatctagtaattggaattggtgtaattactaggagTAATTGCACTGACATGTTTGGTTGCCacaatgtaattacactgtAAGTACACATAACCTGTTTGGATGTcacaatgtaattacacatattctgtttggatgcacaattgcaatcataaatttataataaatttttaaataaaaattaattatttaaaatttatactagacaaataaatttttttataaatgacattaaattaaatatttaagatatatatattttttgaaaatatattaattaataaacatattttttgtaactaatattatgaaaaaataattgatttatattttttcaaattaatatatttcaattgaattgatcgtaacaactaaaagtatgaagtttctacgaacatcgtgaaatgcatgtttgataaaaagaataatatataaataaaatgtcataaattattaaatgtttgacaaaaatataatttatcaactctaattaaaaaatgacgtgcaatgtagattcaatattactaaaacaaatgaaactgaaaatataacataagttataaattcaaaacaaaaattttaacataatactcttataacaaatttcaacatagcaataaatatgatttagttttagtttttcttaataaagaaaacataagtctataacttacttaacaataaattctattttaatttaaaaattagaatataataaaattatgctaatgagaaaataagcattgcataaagaaatagataatacgaaaaaattacatagaatcACATAAAGTAAGGCtgagaataagaagaaaatgaaatataataatataaaataaaaaataaacttttacaaatttttagaataataaaattaaaaaaagaacttaaaataatagaagtaaaaaaaattaaaatagaaataaaaaaaagaaattaaaaagtaatcaagtggtaattacatggtgtaattaccagcaattcacagCCTCTGCCTGTAAATtgtagagtgtaattaccccctgctaattacaccaattacctgCTGATCAAGTAATTATTTGTTCTTCCAAACAGGAcaagacagtgtaattacaccaattacaccaaattcaattaccagggtgtccttccaaacaggccctatgtatatataaatattaaatttaaaattcaattacGAAATTTGATATAGCTATCACCTATGTTAGAATTTAAAATCTATAGAATTAACATTTTAGCTCCACCCCTCACCAGGCTAAAGGCATGTGGATgtgaaaaaagcaaaaaaaagtgatttttggtGTTAGTGAAAGGTTATTGAGATTGTCATCCAAATGGAGATTTGTGAATGTGCAGCTTCTGTTCCCTCCTTGggatgaatttttttcttt
This region includes:
- the LOC125876120 gene encoding uncharacterized protein LOC125876120, with translation MGCCFSSTRKRHRLSPPCSAVKGRDPPPLEEETVKEVLSETPIPKPHHPSPPKVLIDDKVADFPPVKIESTAVVKPREEIKFESAVVVKPRDEMKFESTAVMKPEVSEEPSEMCSFTESYSTTATVTEKREEDGEVTQRSPIRVHRKRQNTGDLNGVRERSFRSQTGRSAPSPEKRRSPATSRGVQGRGMPQQRRNVGPPNGTRRGPTDNGVRRSNSPATRGTVDARRNVRNRSPAAREAEKPGNLPPARNAENEVSSSKTEKPKEEVPPETGESLENPLVSMECFIFL